In Arachis hypogaea cultivar Tifrunner chromosome 17, arahy.Tifrunner.gnm2.J5K5, whole genome shotgun sequence, a single window of DNA contains:
- the LOC112762534 gene encoding coniferyl alcohol acyltransferase: MGIGNKEEVLKVKIRKEEVVVAAMLPMQDHWLPLSNLDLLLPPLDVGVFFCYDNTTMSFGSMVGSLKNALSEALVSYYVFAGEVVQNSMGEPEILCNNRGVDFIEAEADVDLHNLNLYNPDESIEGKFVPNKKHGVLAVQATSLKCGGLIVACSFDHRIADAYSANMFLVSWAQLSQPTKPTILTHQPCFRRSLLSPQRPPSIHPSIDRMYVPYTDLPPPSKPEPNTKPDLGPVISRLYYITVEQLNHIQTLATSNSAKPTKLESMSAFLWKLVASAAISSETGCNKRVSVAKMGVIVDGRRRLSNGKKMKEAMMSSYFGNVLSIPFDGKPINELVEKPLSVVAEEVREIVKAAATEEHFLGLVDWVEALRPIPALTRIYCETGEGPCFVVSSGQRFFESKVDFGWGEPVFASYHFAWGGDCGYVMPMPSPKGNGDWVLYMHLHNKLLQFIESHFSHVFQPLSWDYLN, encoded by the exons ATGGGTATTGGAAACAAGGAAGAAGTATTGAaagtgaaaataagaaaagagGAAGTGGTGGTAGCAGCCATGCTTCCCATGCAAGACCATTGGCTACCACTCTCAAACCTTGACCTTCTTCTTCCACCGCTTGATGTTGGTGTTTTCTTTTGCTATGATAATACAACAATGAGCTTTGGATCAATGGTGGGGTCCCTTAAGAATGCATTGTCTGAGGCTTTGGTTTCCTATTATGTCTTTGCTGGTGAGGTGGTGCAAAACTCCATGGGTGAACCTGAGATTCTTTGCAATAACCGTGGGGTTGATTTTATTGAGGCTGAGGCTGATGTTGATCTCCATAATCTTAACCTCTATAACCCTGATGAATCCATTGAAGGCAAGTTTGTTCCAAACAAGAAGCATGGCGTCCTTGCTGTTCAG GCAACTTCACTAAAGTGTGGTGGGTTAATAGTAGCATGTAGTTTTGACCATCGCATCGCAGATGCTTACAGTGCAAACATGTTTCTCGTATCATGGGCCCAACTATCGCAGCCCACAAAGCCCACCATCTTAACTCATCAACCTTGTTTTCGTCGCTCCCTCCTCAGCCCACAACGCCCCCCTTCAATCCACCCTTCAATTGACCGCATGTATGTTCCCTACACGGATCTCCCACCTCCATCCAAGCCCGAGCCCAATACGAAGCCCGATCTCGGCCCAGTCATCAGCCGGTTATACTACATCACCGTTGAACAACTCAATCACATACAGACACTTGCAACCTCAAATAGTGCTAAGCCCACAAAACTTGAGTCCATGTCAGCGTTCTTGTGGAAGTTGGTAGCTTCAGCCGCTATTTCCTCCGAAACTG GTTGCAACAAAAGGGTGAGTGTTGCTAAGATGGGTGTGATCGTTGATGGAAGAAGGAGACTTAGCAATGGCAAGAAGATGAAGGAAGCAATGATGAGTTCTTACTTTGGAAACGTGCTTTCCATTCCATTTGATGGCAAACCAATAAACGAGCTGGTGGAGAAGCCGCTGAGTGTGGTGGCGGAGGAGGTTCGCGAAATCGTAAAGGCAGCGGCTACGGAAGAACACTTCTTAGGACTAGTTGACTGGGTGGAAGCACTCCGGCCAATTCCAGCATTGACCCGAATTTATTGTGAAACCGGTGAAGGTCCATGTTTTGTGGTGTCTTCGGGACAAAGATTTTTCGAGTCAAAGGTTGACTTTGGTTGGGGAGAGCCTGTGTTTGCATCGTATCATTTTGCATGGGGTGGTGATTGTGGATATGTTATGCCAATGCCTAGTCCTAAAGGAAATGGTGATTGGGTGCTCTACATGCACCTCCACAATAAGCTTTTGCAATTCATAGAGTCTCATTTTTCTCATGTCTTTCAACCTTTATCTTGGGACTACCTTAATTAG
- the LOC112765598 gene encoding coniferyl alcohol acyltransferase-like — MGGNNGREELALRVSVTKEEVVAAVLPIQDHRLPFSNLDLLLPPVDVGVFFCYNTTPLSFGSMVESLKNALAQVLVSYYVFAGEVVQNSMGEPEILCNNRGVDFVEAEADVHLHHLNLYNPDESIEGKLVPKKKHGVLAVQVTSLKCGGIIVACTFDHRIADAHSANMFLVSWAEIARPMKPTTAAQPCFRHSLLIPRRPLCIHPSLDAMYVSLPPPSQLEPNHFNSLISRIYYTTADQLSHMQSLASSSDPIKNRTKLESFTAFLWKMVAMATSSSSSEKRLVAKMGVVVDGRKRLKEATMDDYFGNVLSIPFGGKAVEELVEKPLSWVAEEVHKFLETALTEEHFLGLIDWVEEHRPSPALARIYCGNTIDVGPAVVVSCGQRFPESKVDFGWGKPVFGSYHFHWGGDAGYVMPMPSPKKNGDWVVYMHLLKPHIHFIESMANHVFKPFTWDYLNN, encoded by the exons atggGTGGTAATAATGGAAGAGAAGAACTAGCGTTGAGGGTGAGTGTGACCAAGGAAGAGGTTGTTGCGGCGGTTTTGCCAATTCAAGACCATCGGTTACCGTTCTCAAACCTTGACCTCCTTCTTCCACCCGTTGACGTTGGTGTCTTCTTTTGCTACAACACAACACCACTCAGCTTTGGATCAATGGTGGAGTCCCTTAAGAATGCATTGGCTCAGGTTTTGGTTTCCTATTATGTATTTGCTGGTGAGGTGGTGCAAAACTCCATGGGTGAACCTGAGATTCTTTGCAATAACCGTGGGGTTGATTTTGTTGAGGCTGAGGCTGATGTTCACCTTCATCATCTTAACTTGTACAACCCTGATGAATCCATTGAAGGAAAGCTTGTTCCAAAGAAGAAGCATGGCGTCCTTGCTGTTCAG GTGACATCTTTAAAATGTGGCGGGATAATAGTGGCATGCACCTTCGATCATCGCATAGCAGACGCACACTCAGCAAACATGTTCCTAGTCTCATGGGCCGAGATAGCCCGCCCCATGAAGCCCACCACCGCAGCACAGCCGTGTTTTCGTCACTCCCTCCTCATCCCTCGACGCCCTCTTTGCATCCACCCTTCCCTGGACGCCATGTATGTTTCCCTTCCACCTCCATCTCAACTCGAACCCAATCATTTCAACTCACTCATAAGCCGGATATATTACACCACGGCTGATCAACTCAGCCACATGCAATCACTTGCAAGCTCATCGGATCCTATCAAGAACCGCACAAAGCTTGAATCTTTCACCGCGTTCTTGTGGAAGATGGTTGCCATGGCTACATCCTCCTCCTCTAGCGAGAAAAGGCTTGTTGCCAAGATGGGTGTGGTGGTTGATGGAAGGAAGAGGCTCAAAGAAGCTACGATGGATGATTATTTTGGTAATGTGCTTTCTATCCCTTTTGGCGGGAAAGCGGTGGAGGAGTTGGTGGAGAAGCCGTTGAGTTGGGTGGCAGAAGAGGTTCACAAGTTTCTGGAAACGGCATTGACGGAAGAACACTTCCTAGGGCTGATTGACTGGGTGGAAGAGCACCGTCCTTCACCAGCGTTGGCGAGAATTTATTGTGGGAACACAATTGATGTGGGACCCGCTGTTGTGGTGTCTTGTGGTCAAAGATTTCCAGAGTCAAAAGTTGACTTTGGTTGGGGAAAACCCGTGTTTGGATCATACCATTTTCATTGGGGTGGTGATGCTGGATATGTGATGCCAATGCCAAGTCCTAAGAAAAATGGTGATTGGGTGGTGTACATGCACCTTCTCAAACCCCACATACATTTCATTGAGTCTATGGCAAATCATGTCTTTAAGCCCTTCACTTGGGACTACCTCAACAATTAA
- the LOC112762638 gene encoding uncharacterized protein: MGSDFGVPNMVLSGTETMMRIASAIGVPIKVDLATKLAERGRYARVCVQINLGLPVIKHIIVEGVTHVVEYESLNLICNSCARYGHDMAQCLGRDSKEEKSADSDATKPRDGTKAMPHPETKIHNSNEVEPNVVGGVTGENPASNLQEDLEANNLEGNNVEEACMHDEPGWEKVVRKGKTKLGQKQSNKVQRGIQSRTDSGRVIRPTIHFSHTNGSSSYRARVGSRVKVGHSASRAGKTSSSQPDTPQCLAGGCYRGGSLEKKGALPAVTASVGGIKEIFHGDPANLKVTGVASAGQASGVHCKWVDAFDQCVTVEVQGCLFSSRHADRLAASLGDSNLFDLKTIGRQFSWYRRVKNGVEVAKKLDRVCINSGWLSLFPEAYAEILNRLQSDHCPILVRYTGRPQPKKNRPFRFIAAWATHPGYRDIVNQSWKYKLERQINFLQKRLEVMEDLSMQQKEKQLIEEFNNTLVQKELLWFQKSREQWHNKIHGLFLQDGVWETDPDVLRREAESFYKRLFCQSEDVDLGCLGDVPLPSLNDEACCSLTAPVTLEEVKSAVFSMHSFKAPGPDGFQAFFFKEYWKIVGFDVWTMVRHAFSGLDMDPRMMETLVVLIPKVENPVFMKDF, translated from the exons ATGGGTTCGGATTTCGGGGTTCCCAATATGGTGCTATCAGGAACAGAGACCATGAtgcgtattgcttctgcaataggaGTTCCCATCAAAGTGGACTTAGCCACTAAGTTGGCAGAGAGAGGACGATATGCCCGAGTATGTGTTCAAATAAATTTAGGACTGCCAGTGATCAAGCATATCATTGTGGAAGGCGTAACTCATGTAGTAGAGtatgaaagtttaaatttaatttgtaactCCTGTGCACGTTATGGTCACGATATGGCACAGTGCTTGGGTAGAGACTCTAAGGAAGAAAAGAGTGCTGATTCCGATGCCACCAAGCCACGGGACGGTACAAAGGCAATGCCACATCCTGAGACCAAAATTCACAATTCAAATGAAGTAGAACCTAATGTGGTAGGTGGCGTTACTGGCGAGAATCCTGCATCGAATTTGCAAGAGGATTTGGAGGCTAATAATTTGGAAGGAAATAATGTTGAAGAGGCTTGCATGCATGATGAACCAGGCTGGGAGAAAGTTGTGAGGAAAGGTAAAACCAAGCTGGGTCAGAAGCAATCTAACAAGGTCCAAAGAGGCATTCAATCCAGAACCGATTCGGGTAGAGTAATCAGGCCCACCATTCACTTCTCTCACACGAATGGATCCAGCTCCTATCGCGCTAGGGTCGGGTCACGAGTCAAGGTCGGACACAGCGCTTCCCGTGCTGGTAAGACGTCATCTTCTCAACCCGACACACCCCAGTGCCTTGCAG GAGGGTGTTACCGTGGCGGTTCATTGGAGAAGAAAGGCGCATTGCCGGCTGTTACTGCGTCGGTAGGCGGGATTAAGGAGATATTCCATGGAGATCCGGCAAACCTGAAGGTCACGGGAGTCGCTTCCGCTGGGCAAGCCTCG GGTGTTCACTGCAAATGGGTTGATGCTTTCGATCAGTGTGTTACAGTTGAAGTTCAG ggttGCCTCTTCTCGAGTCGTCATGCAGATCGGCTTGCTGCCTCTCTAGGGGATAGTAATCTGTTTGACTTGAAGACTATTGGAAGACAGTTTTCTTGGTACAGAAGGGTTAAAAATGGTGTTGAGGTGGCGAAAAAACTTGACCGGGTTTGTATCAATAGTGGCTGGCTATCTCTATTTCCAGAGGCTTACGCAGaaattttaaataggcttcagtctgatcattgtcctatccTAGTACGCTATACAGGTCGTCCCCAACCGAAAAAGAATAGACCTTTTCGGTTTATTGCAGCTTGGGCAACTCATCCGGGGTATAGAGATATTGTGAACCAATCATG GAAATACAAATTGGAGAGACAGATTAATTTTCTTCAGAAACGACTTGAAGTAATGGAAGATTTGTCTatgcagcaaaaagaaaaacagctgattgaggaatttaataacacGCTTGTGCAGAAGGAACTTCTATGGTTTCAAAaatccagagagcagtgg cataataagattcatggtctCTTTCTTCAAGATGGGGTGTGGGAAACGGACCCGGATGTCCTTAGAAGGGAAGCTGAATCCTTCTATAAACGCCTATTCTGCCAGTCGGAGGATGTAGACTTAGGTTGTCTTGGTGATGTGCCACTGCCTTCCCTGAATGATGAAGCCTGTTGTAGCCTAACAGCGCCAGTTACTCTGGAAGAAGTTAAGTCGGCTGTTTTCAGTATGCATTCTTTTAAGGCGCCGGGCCCTGATGGGTTTCAGGCTTTCTTCTTTAAAGAATACTGGAAGATTGTTGGTTTTGATGTTTGGACTATGGTTCGTCATGCGTTCTCTGGTTTGGATAtggatccaaggatgatggaaactcTTGTGGTTCTTATTCCGAAGGTAGAAAACCCGGTTTTCATGAAGGATTTCTGA